One window from the genome of Dermacentor silvarum isolate Dsil-2018 chromosome 7, BIME_Dsil_1.4, whole genome shotgun sequence encodes:
- the LOC119459101 gene encoding epoxide hydrolase 2: MFFVDSSVVAPDLRGYGLTTKPKNPEDYMMTNVIEDLREFIQILTMATKRDIILVGHDWGGMAALCFATMHEKLIDGLIIINGVHPMAFYKQQERSLAQIRKSWYMRPFQHPDIPEKYIMMKDFAVFEKMHKGFTLEEEEAHKYMFSRNDLANRGASTVVNQVRNYAPQGEHIQ, from the exons ATGTTTTTCGTTGATTCCAGCGTCGTGGCTCCAGATTTGCGTGGATATGGCCTTACTACGAAGCCCAAAAACCCAGAAGACTACATGATGACAAATGTGATAGAAGATCTGAGAGAATTCATCCAAATTTTGA CGATGGCGACCAAGAGAGATATTATCCTTGTCGGACACGACTGGGGTGGAATGGCTGCCTTGTGCTTCGCAACCATGCATGAAAAGTTAATAGACGGTCTCATCATCATCAATGGAGTGCACCCAATGGCCTTTTATAAGCAGCAGGAGCGAAGCCTGGCACAAATAAGGAAGAGCTG GTATATGCGGCCATTTCAGCACCCTGATATCCCTGAGAAGTACATCATGATGAAGGATTTCGCTGTCTTTGAGAAGATGCACAAAGGATTCACCTTAGAGGAGGAAGAGGCCCACAAGTACATGTTCTCCCGAAACG ATTTGGCAAATAGAGGCGCGAGCACCGTGGTCAATCAGGTGCGCAACTACGCTCCCCAAGgagagcatatacagtaa